In Deinococcus psychrotolerans, a genomic segment contains:
- a CDS encoding glycine betaine ABC transporter substrate-binding protein, which produces MKIQASQRKLIGSVLVLSLSGLLSSAAAKPIVVGGKLDPEAQILGQIIYLTLKNAGLEVTDKTALGDTGVNRKAIMAGEIDVYPEYTGNAVYLFPDAKIGSKQAGNSGTIYNLAKKLDAKNGVTWLKPAKVNNTWVIAVPQKLAADNKMKSVADLARYLKGGGSFKIAGSPEYFNRPDTMPMFESVYGFKLSADQKLVLAGATPPQAQQAASSGTNGVNAAMAYGTDGTLSALNLVALTDPKGAQAVYQPAPTIRTDILKANPQIADILNKAFASIDQPTLQKLNGEVALQGRSAQDVASAYLKSKNLIK; this is translated from the coding sequence ATGAAGATTCAAGCTTCTCAGCGTAAATTGATCGGCAGTGTTTTGGTTCTTTCGCTCTCTGGCCTGCTCAGCAGCGCCGCCGCCAAACCTATCGTGGTCGGCGGAAAACTCGACCCCGAAGCGCAGATTTTGGGCCAGATCATCTACCTGACCCTCAAAAATGCGGGCCTCGAGGTCACCGACAAAACTGCCCTCGGCGATACCGGCGTCAACCGCAAGGCCATCATGGCCGGTGAAATCGACGTGTATCCCGAGTACACCGGCAACGCTGTCTACCTGTTTCCCGACGCCAAAATCGGTTCCAAGCAGGCTGGCAACTCCGGCACCATTTACAACCTCGCCAAAAAGCTGGACGCCAAAAACGGCGTCACCTGGCTCAAGCCCGCCAAAGTCAACAACACCTGGGTGATTGCCGTGCCGCAAAAGCTGGCCGCCGACAACAAAATGAAGAGCGTGGCCGATCTCGCCCGCTACCTCAAAGGCGGCGGCAGCTTCAAGATCGCCGGCAGCCCCGAATACTTTAACCGCCCCGACACCATGCCGATGTTTGAAAGCGTCTACGGCTTCAAGCTCAGCGCCGATCAAAAGCTGGTGCTGGCCGGAGCCACTCCGCCCCAGGCCCAGCAAGCGGCGTCCAGCGGCACCAACGGCGTGAACGCGGCGATGGCCTACGGCACCGACGGCACCCTCAGCGCCCTGAATTTGGTGGCCCTGACCGATCCCAAGGGCGCTCAGGCGGTCTACCAGCCCGCGCCCACCATCCGCACGGACATCCTCAAAGCCAATCCGCAAATTGCCGACATTCTCAACAAAGCTTTTGCCAGCATTGACCAGCCCACTTTGCAAAAGCTCAACGGCGAAGTGGCCCTGCAAGGCCGCAGCGCTCAGGACGTGGCCAGCGCTTATCTCAAATCCAAGAACTTAATTAAGTAA
- a CDS encoding ABC transporter permease, giving the protein MGERVSPAPSSVLGLPADLTAALWLAAVPMLAACWLPWVLLRPNRLAAGEALHLPALDIVVGLVLALAVPLAGRFLPRAVPLLASLALGVGAWWLGSRTGAALSGQAEFARASASSGLWLWLLGAGISVYAARLVGRWMGGAGLLLAWLWLPAVLVMALAGHFASWSVVAEYTVQHNRFLQELGRHLYLILVALGLATLIGAPLAVWASRSVRVSGVVLGLAGGVQTVPSLALLGLLIAPLSALANAVPALRSLGISGIGLAPALTAMTLYALLPVLRNGVVSLRGVLPGVLDAARGMGMTDNQRFWRVQLPLALPVWLSGIRQAAVMLVGVASVAQLIGAGGLGYFIFSGLQSGAADLILLGALPAALLAIVLDTGLRGLETFLGQRLGRA; this is encoded by the coding sequence GTGGGAGAGCGCGTCTCCCCTGCCCCTTCGTCTGTCCTTGGGCTGCCAGCCGATCTGACGGCGGCGCTGTGGCTGGCAGCCGTGCCGATGCTGGCGGCGTGCTGGCTGCCGTGGGTCTTGCTGCGCCCCAACCGTTTGGCGGCGGGCGAGGCGCTGCACTTGCCTGCGCTGGACATTGTCGTGGGCCTGGTGCTGGCGCTGGCCGTGCCCTTGGCAGGCCGATTCTTGCCGAGGGCTGTACCCCTGTTGGCCAGCCTCGCACTCGGTGTGGGCGCGTGGTGGTTGGGGTCGCGCACGGGTGCGGCGCTCAGCGGCCAGGCCGAGTTTGCGCGGGCCAGCGCCAGCAGCGGTTTGTGGCTGTGGCTGCTCGGAGCGGGCATTTCGGTGTACGCCGCCAGATTGGTGGGGAGATGGATGGGCGGCGCGGGGCTGCTTTTGGCGTGGCTGTGGCTGCCCGCCGTGCTGGTGATGGCGCTCGCCGGACATTTTGCCAGTTGGTCGGTGGTGGCCGAATACACCGTGCAGCACAACCGCTTTTTACAGGAACTCGGGCGGCACCTGTATTTGATTTTGGTGGCGCTGGGCCTGGCCACCCTGATCGGCGCTCCGCTGGCCGTCTGGGCCTCGCGCAGTGTCCGGGTGTCGGGCGTGGTGCTGGGCTTGGCGGGCGGCGTGCAAACCGTGCCGAGTTTGGCGCTGCTGGGCCTGTTGATTGCGCCGCTCTCAGCGCTGGCCAACGCCGTGCCCGCGCTGAGAAGTCTGGGCATCAGCGGCATCGGGCTGGCCCCGGCGCTGACCGCCATGACCTTGTACGCGCTGCTGCCGGTTCTGCGTAACGGCGTGGTGTCTCTGCGCGGCGTGCTGCCGGGGGTGCTCGACGCGGCACGCGGCATGGGCATGACCGACAATCAGCGCTTTTGGCGCGTGCAACTGCCGCTGGCGCTGCCGGTGTGGCTCAGCGGCATTCGGCAAGCCGCCGTGATGCTGGTCGGTGTGGCGAGCGTGGCGCAGCTGATCGGCGCGGGCGGGCTGGGCTACTTTATTTTCAGCGGCCTGCAAAGTGGAGCCGCCGATCTCATCTTGCTCGGTGCACTGCCCGCCGCCCTGCTGGCCATCGTGCTGGACACTGGCCTGCGCGGGCTGGAAACGTTTTTGGGGCAGCGGCTGGGGCGGGCGTGA